The genomic stretch GACACCCTCCATCTGGTTTGACTGTCGCaggtccccacagacggcgccaatgtacaGAATGCTTCTGATACGATATAGGAGGAGGATCGGGAACCCGCGGGACGAGTCAGATGTTGGATTGTCCAGATGGAGAGGAGgggaggtacctgcaaagacactccgacgctcaagtcagaatggaTCTAAGAGGTATAAGGTGTGAGGAATGAATGAATACCTGGAGGGATTTGGGTCCTCTATTTATAGATGATGGtggttatcttatctttatcttatctggCTAAGATAAGAGGGACGTTTGAATTCAAAAGTTAGTTAGGAGCTCTAGAGGGCCGATTCGGGACCTTCTAGAGAGACGGAATGGGTTGACCCGGTAAGCCGGGTTCGGGTTCGGTCACGGGTCTGGGGTCCGTGGGCCAGATCCGTaacagttattatttatttatatataaatatataatatttaatttatttttaatatatattttatattttaatatatattattttatataaataattaattttttttatgtagaTGTAATatgattattttgattaataCCTGAATAAGTTAGATCCGGAAGGCACTCAAGCACAGTAGAGGAACACTTGTCCCACTCGAATTTTGGCAACGAAATTGAgtaattatgtatatatttatatatatatatatatattttattattatattatataatttgtctcataataaaatataaattattccTAGTAATACAATTACTGATTAACTACCAAAGTGaagtttatttttctaaatataaataaaattagtagtaaattttttaaaagattaattaaaataaaaaagtatttatttataattgtttcgaaaaatatattttttttgagcTATACGTCAACAGCTCAATCTAGAACTGGAGTATCATCGTGAACTTAGACTCAAGCATAGTATCTGTAAAAAAGATTTCGATGCTCAAATCAAtgaaaaatcatttaaaaaataagtataTATCAATAGggtaataatattaaatattttgtctcaTATCATCGGTCCTCATCCTGATTTATAGTTTAATCGAGATTGAATTATTCGTTGATTGGTGCCGAGATCTTTGTGGCCAACGTTAGGACgagattttgagaaaaaaaatttgttagGTTACATTAAGGTAAGAGTTTGattcaatttgaattttatttactttgatGGAAGTATGAGGTATAACCTATTATTTTCGACGTATAAGAGATATGATACAATAGTAATAACTCAcgtgtatttatttttatgtgaaattaataattaaaaattataagatgataatttaattaaatatattaaattatttaacaattctTAATGATCAAATGTActtaaattatacttttatttatatatcaatattctttattttattttaaacttacgtagtatttattaaaatattcatTAAGATATATAAATAGGATTTAACTTGGATATATTATAATTCTGTAAAAATTCTATATTGTCATTCgattacatttttattatagaaaaatataaaaaaacaacTCTTCTACaagttaatataaattaattttattataatttaaattttataaataaataaaaatttaaaaattaaaatttaaaatttaaaaaaatttatttacatttattctaattatatttataatatataataaaaataatttataaaaaaataatctattttTATTCACTTAAAAACAATCAAATATCTCTTTCTATAAATCTATCGTTTCGACGTAGTTTTTGGCGTCGCTATCCACCAATCACCGCCGCGTCTTTtgcataaaattattttgatagATGTATAAACGTTAAAGTTTAATAAGTATGAAAACATAGAATTAAAtgaattatattaatataatttttgtcGTCGTACGTGGAATATATACACTTGAGTATGTACGTGGAAAATATGAACATTGGACTGTTTCCTTCTTCTCCGATGCCTTCTTTGATTTGGATCTTCCTCTTTGCATATCTGTCAGccattaattaataataatcttACCAAAACAGTTGCCCACCTTTGAGACTCGAGAATAGAGTCGTCGTCGCAGAAAGTTATGTTGACTAATATTTCAGTTTTGCACCAATCTACAATGCAAAATAAAtgcatataaaaataatatggaatgtgactcttttaaaattatattgtcttaaaaaatatattattaaataaatttaaaaataattaaaatataattttattaacattgtcattctaaattttttttaatttaatatttaaaagtttaataaaattaaattaaatcctaaaattTATCTAAATATGTTGATAATGTGTTAATAACGTATTGATTAgatatattaatatattgtaatttgtattttttacgTAAATTCTAtgtgattaaaatttattagagtttcaaaaattttattgttgttccaaaaacaaaaaaaaaattaaaattaaatttgttattattattgttgtgaAATTTTATAAAGCCAATCAAACTTGTAATAAGTCTAATAAATTTTAGTCATATAAAATTTaggtaaaaatttaaatattaataaattaacgTGCAAAATCAATATGTCATTACGAAATTAACTCAACTATTAACATGAATTACTATTATAAATTTTGGAATTGAATTGAGGCCATAAGAATCAATTTAAGTTAAACtttaaatttctataaaaattaaaatgactGATGACTAAATACCCCATCACTTGTTACGTACTTAGCTTGTTCTATTATTATGAGAGAACAACAATTCAATTTTAATGAGAATGAGGAAGATCACAAATAGAACTAGTAGTTTGTTTTCCATTTTTTGTTGCCTCCTTTGTTTGTTAATCATATCTACTCAAAGCTGCTGCTACGCACAAGAAGATGGTTTCCGATCGTACTCCTGTGACAACGGAAAAGGAAACTACACAGCAAACAGCACCTACCACAAAAACCTCAACACCCTTCTCTCCACTCTCATTTCCAACACTCAAATCGACTACGGTTACTACAACTTCTCGTACGGCCAAGACGACAACAAAGTAAACGCCGTTGGGCTTTGCCAAGGAGACCTTAACCAAAACGATTGTCGTCGCTGCCTCAACAATTCCATAACCCTTCTCACACAGCTTTGTCCAAACCAGAAGGAAGCCATAGGCTGGTACGACACCTGCATGCTCCGCTACTCTAACCGCACCATCTTCGGCAACCACCACGTCGATGATTCCCCTAAGATTTACCTGTGGAACCCCCAGAACGCCACGGACTTGCCCGTGTTTAATCAAAACCTCAAGAGCTTGATGTCAAACCTAATAGACAAGGCCATTACCGGCGACTCTCGCCGGAAATACGCGGCGGCGAGCGTCAACAGTACGGGCTTTCAAAACATATATGGAGTTGCACAGTGCACGCCGGATCTGTCTAGCCTAGAGTGTGATCAATGCTTGGAGGGGCATGTCTCAGATATTCCGGCTTGTTGTGATGGGAAGAGAGGTGGGAGGGTTCTTACTCCAAGTTGTTACATTAGATATGAAGTTTACCCCTTCTTTCAGCCTACTACCGCTCATAATGCACCCCCTCCGTCATCGTTGTCGCCGCCACCGCATTCCTCCTCCACCCCTACTTCCTCTTCGGATGGTCAAGGTCAAGGTCAACTATTGATTTATATGACGTAGTCTCTGTGTGTTCATTAATACTTAccttttaaattattttagtataaatattaaaaaataaaatagtatgccattacaaaatattattttgttattttcatATGATAGATATTTTTAGAGATTAATGAATTTGATGGAGTGATTAGAATTGCATTATGaagaattcaaaattttttccgCCTTGTTGCTTACAATTGAATCAATCACACCCAAAACAAATTatcttataaaataataatccGTTGGATGCAGGAAAGACCAACAGATTGCGAATTGTCATCTTCGTAGCAGTGCCAACTGTTATTGTTTCCGTGCTCATCGGTTCTATATGCATCTATTTATTAAGAGTAAGAAAGCCAAGGAGGACTTCTGAAAGCAATTCATGTAAGgcttttactttaatttaatttgactGCACTAATCATATTTGGAAACCTTAACCCTGTTGATTATTTCCATGCATGTGAAGCTGATGAAGGTGTTGAACAAGAGATTATAACCAATGAGTCATTGCAATTTGACTTTGATACCATACGAGTTGCTACAGATGATTTCTCGAATTCTAATAAACTAGGACAAGGTGGATTTGGAGCTGTTTATAAGGTTAGTTTATTATCcgtctaatttaaattaaagagCCAGTAACTTGCCCAAGAAAGAACTAAAATTCACGTATGATGTTAAAATTTCAGGGGAGACTCTCCAATGGACAAATGATTGCTGTCAAAAGGTTGTCAAGGGACTCAGGACAAGGAGCTACGGAATTTAAGAATGAAGTGCTTTTATTGGTCAAGCTTCAACATCGAAATTTAGTTAAACTTCTTGGTTTTTGTTTGGAAGGAAGTGAAAGATTACTTGTTTATGAATTCGTTCCTAACAAAAGTCTTGATTACTTCATATTTGGTAGGTTTGTA from Arachis stenosperma cultivar V10309 chromosome 9, arast.V10309.gnm1.PFL2, whole genome shotgun sequence encodes the following:
- the LOC130948205 gene encoding cysteine-rich receptor-like protein kinase 26 isoform X1, giving the protein MRMRKITNRTSSLFSIFCCLLCLLIISTQSCCYAQEDGFRSYSCDNGKGNYTANSTYHKNLNTLLSTLISNTQIDYGYYNFSYGQDDNKVNAVGLCQGDLNQNDCRRCLNNSITLLTQLCPNQKEAIGWYDTCMLRYSNRTIFGNHHVDDSPKIYLWNPQNATDLPVFNQNLKSLMSNLIDKAITGDSRRKYAAASVNSTGFQNIYGVAQCTPDLSSLECDQCLEGHVSDIPACCDGKRGGRVLTPSCYIRYEVYPFFQPTTAHNAPPPSSLSPPPHSSSTPTSSSDGQGQGKTNRLRIVIFVAVPTVIVSVLIGSICIYLLRVRKPRRTSESNSSDEGVEQEIITNESLQFDFDTIRVATDDFSNSNKLGQGGFGAVYKGRLSNGQMIAVKRLSRDSGQGATEFKNEVLLLVKLQHRNLVKLLGFCLEGSERLLVYEFVPNKSLDYFIFDPIKRNQLNWASRYKIIEGVARALLYLHEDSRLRIIHRDLKASNILLDDNMNPKIADFGLARLFDRDQTQGNTNQIAGTYGYMAPEYAMYGQFSTKSDVFSFGVIVLEILSGKRHIGNGNGESEEQLISFVWRNWREGTAINIADPSLSNISPNEIMRCVHIGLLCVQENLADRPNMGSIVLMLNSYSVTLPTPSEPAFFVGSRTRSRPLSDIQSGGNNSSTSNKSAQESENEASITELYPR
- the LOC130948205 gene encoding cysteine-rich receptor-like protein kinase 26 isoform X2, yielding MRMRKITNRTSSLFSIFCCLLCLLIISTQSCCYAQEDGFRSYSCDNGKGNYTANSTYHKNLNTLLSTLISNTQIDYGYYNFSYGQDDNKVNAVGLCQGDLNQNDCRRCLNNSITLLTQLCPNQKEAIGWYDTCMLRYSNRTIFGNHHVDDSPKIYLWNPQNATDLPVFNQNLKSLMSNLIDKAITGDSRRKYAAASVNSTGFQNIYGVAQCTPDLSSLECDQCLEGHVSDIPACCDGKRGGRVLTPSCYIRYEVYPFFQPTTAHNAPPPSSLSPPPHSSSTPTSSSDGQGKTNRLRIVIFVAVPTVIVSVLIGSICIYLLRVRKPRRTSESNSSDEGVEQEIITNESLQFDFDTIRVATDDFSNSNKLGQGGFGAVYKGRLSNGQMIAVKRLSRDSGQGATEFKNEVLLLVKLQHRNLVKLLGFCLEGSERLLVYEFVPNKSLDYFIFDPIKRNQLNWASRYKIIEGVARALLYLHEDSRLRIIHRDLKASNILLDDNMNPKIADFGLARLFDRDQTQGNTNQIAGTYGYMAPEYAMYGQFSTKSDVFSFGVIVLEILSGKRHIGNGNGESEEQLISFVWRNWREGTAINIADPSLSNISPNEIMRCVHIGLLCVQENLADRPNMGSIVLMLNSYSVTLPTPSEPAFFVGSRTRSRPLSDIQSGGNNSSTSNKSAQESENEASITELYPR